In bacterium, a single window of DNA contains:
- the pyk gene encoding pyruvate kinase produces MVKTKIICTLGPASSNQTVLRKMMLAGMDVGRLNFSHGSLKDLLHKIELVRLLNKKYRRRIKLLGDLQGHRIRVGELSAPVELKKRRILWLTQEKIKSTNEKIPFDYQGSLNSIKNGQYIFIDDGNIALEVIGRTETILKTKVIVGGLLKEHKGINIPGAKLQFGGISQKDIQDILFCKRHNVEYIAQSFVCTKNDILDVRNMLEKNSRCKIIAKIESREGIKNIDEIIKVSDGVMIARGDMGVSLPIYEIPIIQKTIIEKCNRAKKFVITATQMLESMTENLRPTRAEVSDVANAIIDGTDFVMLSAESAVGKYPVQTVSMMNDIIKFTEGYLKHPPQKFHTSF; encoded by the coding sequence ATGGTTAAGACCAAAATAATCTGCACACTCGGCCCGGCGTCTTCAAATCAAACGGTTCTTAGAAAAATGATGCTTGCGGGTATGGATGTCGGACGGCTGAATTTTTCCCACGGCAGCTTGAAGGATTTGCTCCATAAAATAGAACTTGTTCGGCTTTTAAATAAGAAATACCGCAGACGCATAAAACTTCTCGGTGATTTACAAGGCCACCGCATAAGAGTAGGAGAACTATCCGCGCCTGTTGAACTTAAAAAACGCCGGATTTTGTGGCTTACCCAAGAAAAGATAAAAAGCACGAATGAAAAAATTCCTTTCGATTATCAAGGTTCGCTAAACAGCATAAAAAACGGACAATATATATTCATAGACGATGGCAATATCGCTCTGGAAGTAATTGGTAGAACTGAGACTATCCTTAAGACAAAAGTAATAGTCGGCGGCTTGCTTAAAGAACATAAAGGCATAAATATCCCAGGCGCAAAACTTCAATTTGGCGGGATAAGCCAAAAAGACATACAAGATATACTCTTTTGCAAAAGGCATAACGTGGAATATATCGCGCAGTCGTTTGTGTGTACGAAGAACGATATTTTAGATGTAAGAAATATGCTCGAGAAAAACTCGCGTTGCAAGATAATTGCCAAAATAGAGAGTAGGGAAGGGATAAAAAACATTGATGAAATAATAAAAGTTTCTGACGGGGTTATGATAGCGCGCGGAGATATGGGAGTGTCATTGCCTATCTACGAAATTCCCATTATCCAGAAGACGATTATTGAGAAATGTAACCGAGCCAAGAAATTCGTCATTACCGCAACACAGATGCTGGAAAGTATGACGGAAAATCTTCGCCCCACCCGCGCAGAAGTGTCGGACGTAGCCAACGCTATAATAGACGGGACTGACTTTGTTATGCTTTCGGCTGAATCGGCTGTCGGTAAATACCCTGTCCAGACGGTCAGTATGATGAATGATATAATAAAATTTACTGAAGGATATTTAAAACATCCGCCGCAAAAATTTCACACATCTTTTTGA
- a CDS encoding adenylyltransferase/cytidyltransferase family protein, whose product MTCCKKIPARPNVTSEQAGGTVCLSGYFNPLHKGHVRYFKEAKKLGDCLIVIVNNDKQVKLKGSKPFMNQQERLEIVSSIRYVDKALLSIDKDKSVIKTLKLVKPDIFAQGGDRTIGNIPEKAICDKLGIKIVEMVGGEKIQSSSTLLKNK is encoded by the coding sequence ATGACCTGTTGTAAAAAAATACCTGCTCGCCCTAATGTAACATCGGAACAAGCAGGTGGGACAGTTTGTCTGTCAGGCTATTTCAACCCGCTGCATAAAGGACATGTTCGATATTTTAAAGAAGCAAAAAAACTCGGAGATTGTCTTATTGTTATAGTCAACAACGACAAACAGGTCAAGTTAAAAGGCAGTAAACCTTTTATGAATCAGCAAGAGCGTCTGGAAATAGTTTCATCTATCAGATATGTTGATAAAGCGCTCCTGTCCATAGACAAAGACAAAAGTGTCATTAAAACTTTGAAATTAGTTAAACCCGACATATTTGCTCAAGGCGGCGACAGAACGATAGGCAACATTCCCGAAAAGGCAATATGTGATAAGTTGGGAATAAAAATAGTTGAAATGGTAGGCGGTGAGAAAATACAGTCAAGTTCAACGTTGCTTAAAAATAAATAA